In Methanothermobacter sp., a genomic segment contains:
- a CDS encoding winged helix-turn-helix transcriptional regulator, whose protein sequence is MKEFKKKGELTKFQILAEIAENQPHIRQRDIAEKLGITVQAVSENIKTLTDQGYIQAGDGRSHYKLTKRGIEKLKREAITLRKYADSVLETMSTYKSTWPAIAKENLKKGEEVELFMEDGILYAKKRTDGQAHGKVLHDAKKGEDVALTELSGLINLKKGKVTIIVLPRINEGGSRATNLKKIKEIYAQGHDKVGIMGTVARAVANKLNLKVDFEFATPEATLAAAKRGLNVLVLAVGRMSKSIARKLEEENIEYKIENVIKKSGRSLT, encoded by the coding sequence ATGAAAGAATTCAAAAAGAAAGGAGAACTGACAAAATTCCAAATACTCGCCGAGATAGCGGAAAACCAACCACACATAAGACAAAGAGACATCGCAGAAAAACTAGGCATAACAGTACAGGCCGTCTCAGAAAACATAAAAACACTAACAGACCAAGGGTACATACAAGCAGGAGACGGAAGATCACACTACAAACTAACAAAAAGGGGAATAGAAAAACTAAAAAGAGAAGCCATAACACTAAGAAAGTATGCCGATAGCGTGTTAGAAACAATGAGCACTTACAAGTCAACATGGCCAGCCATAGCAAAAGAAAACCTCAAAAAGGGCGAAGAAGTCGAACTCTTCATGGAAGACGGAATATTATACGCAAAAAAGAGAACAGACGGCCAAGCCCACGGAAAAGTCCTACACGACGCCAAGAAGGGTGAAGACGTGGCTCTCACAGAACTTAGCGGACTGATAAACCTCAAAAAGGGTAAAGTAACCATAATAGTACTCCCAAGGATAAACGAAGGAGGATCCAGAGCCACAAACCTCAAAAAAATAAAAGAAATATACGCTCAAGGTCATGACAAGGTTGGTATAATGGGGACAGTGGCAAGGGCTGTGGCCAACAAATTAAATTTGAAAGTCGATTTTGAATTCGCAACACCAGAGGCAACCTTAGCCGCGGCAAAAAGAGGCCTCAACGTCCTAGTATTAGCTGTTGGTAGGATGAGTAAAAGCATAGCAAGAAAGCTCGAAGAAGAGAACATAGAATACAAGATAGAAAATGTTATTAAGAAAAGTGGGAGAAGCTTGACTTGA
- a CDS encoding glycosyltransferase family 2 protein, with translation MRIAAVVVTYNRKKLLIECLEALRRQTRPLNAIYIIDNASTDGTSELLFEKGYIRSLNNGTSTIKNLYDGKPIKVVYVRMHKNTGGAGGFHEGVKRAYNDGYDWLWLMDDDVEPLTDTLEKLLHMYGKIKKVSALVPVRYYNGLPFIQETKKLDFKNFLKGYIYDSVTEDDLKMEYFKITTISFEGPLINTKAVDKVGFPDKDFFIIADDTEYAIRLLEYGPIYMVSNAIINKKIGVTKELKFDWKTYYYLRNIVYLNRKYGENILVRYLRPFITFLKYGAYFSIKNPKNLKYILRAFKDGYQLKRGMTVFPGEF, from the coding sequence ATGAGAATAGCTGCAGTAGTCGTGACCTACAACCGCAAAAAACTACTAATCGAATGTTTAGAAGCTTTAAGGAGGCAGACGAGGCCACTTAATGCTATCTATATCATTGATAATGCCTCAACTGATGGAACCAGTGAATTACTATTTGAAAAAGGTTACATTCGGAGTTTGAATAATGGAACTTCAACTATTAAGAATCTTTATGATGGGAAACCAATAAAAGTGGTATATGTGAGGATGCATAAGAATACTGGCGGAGCTGGCGGTTTCCATGAGGGTGTAAAAAGGGCATACAATGACGGCTATGATTGGTTATGGCTGATGGACGATGACGTGGAACCTCTTACTGATACTTTAGAAAAATTGCTCCACATGTATGGAAAGATTAAAAAAGTATCTGCTTTAGTTCCAGTAAGATATTATAATGGATTGCCATTTATCCAAGAAACAAAGAAATTAGATTTTAAAAATTTCTTAAAAGGTTATATATATGATAGTGTGACAGAAGATGATTTAAAGATGGAATATTTTAAGATTACCACCATATCCTTTGAAGGTCCTCTCATCAATACAAAGGCCGTTGATAAAGTAGGATTTCCAGATAAAGATTTTTTTATCATAGCAGATGACACAGAATATGCCATAAGATTATTGGAATATGGGCCTATCTACATGGTATCAAATGCGATAATAAATAAAAAAATTGGAGTAACTAAAGAATTAAAATTTGATTGGAAAACATACTACTACCTTAGAAATATAGTTTATTTAAACAGAAAATACGGTGAAAATATCCTTGTAAGATATTTAAGACCATTTATTACATTTTTAAAATATGGTGCTTATTTTTCTATAAAGAACCCTAAAAACTTGAAATATATTTTAAGAGCATTTAAGGATGGGTACCAATTAAAAAGAGGGATGACAGTTTTTCCAGGTGAATTTTAA
- the glf gene encoding UDP-galactopyranose mutase: MFNYIIVGAGLAGAVIAERIANILDEKVLVVERRNHIGGNCYDEIDNTGIIVHKYGPHIFHTNYHDVFKYLSQFTKWKKYQHYVLGFIDGKFVPLPFNLNTLHKLLPEALAKPLEKKLLQKYDYGERIPILKLLEEDDQDLKFLADYIYEKVFLNYTKKQWGLKPEEIDENVTGRVPILLSKDDRYFQDRYQAVPKEGYTKMIQNILDHENIKIMLNTGHHEILKIKNDRILFMDREYKGKLIFTGKIDELFNYRYGRLPYRSLNFEFEVLNQEWYQKVATVNYPNDYDFTRITEFKHIHPTSTKKTIILKEYPEEHIEGKNEPCYPIPTLENQKTYKKYKKLAESYGNLILLGRLAEYRYYNMDEIVKKALTTFKKEIK; encoded by the coding sequence GTGTTCAATTATATTATCGTGGGCGCCGGCCTCGCGGGCGCTGTAATAGCAGAAAGAATAGCCAACATCCTAGATGAAAAGGTACTAGTTGTTGAACGCCGAAACCATATCGGAGGCAACTGTTATGATGAAATAGACAATACAGGTATAATTGTCCATAAATATGGTCCACACATTTTCCACACAAATTATCATGATGTTTTCAAGTATCTTTCACAGTTTACCAAATGGAAAAAATACCAACACTATGTTCTAGGGTTTATTGATGGAAAATTTGTACCATTACCGTTCAACCTTAACACACTCCACAAATTACTACCAGAGGCCCTTGCCAAGCCTCTTGAAAAAAAACTACTACAAAAATACGACTACGGAGAACGCATACCAATACTCAAACTTTTAGAAGAGGATGACCAAGACTTAAAATTCCTAGCCGATTACATTTACGAGAAAGTATTTCTTAATTATACAAAAAAGCAATGGGGATTAAAGCCAGAGGAAATAGATGAAAATGTTACAGGACGCGTGCCCATATTACTTTCCAAGGACGATAGATACTTCCAAGATCGTTACCAGGCCGTGCCCAAGGAAGGATACACCAAGATGATACAAAATATCCTAGACCACGAAAACATAAAAATAATGCTAAACACAGGCCACCATGAGATACTAAAAATAAAAAATGACAGGATACTTTTTATGGACAGAGAATATAAGGGTAAATTGATATTCACTGGCAAAATCGACGAACTATTCAATTACCGTTATGGTAGATTACCATACCGTTCACTAAACTTCGAATTTGAGGTACTGAACCAAGAATGGTACCAAAAAGTGGCGACAGTAAACTATCCAAATGATTATGACTTCACGAGAATAACAGAATTCAAACATATACACCCAACTAGCACCAAAAAGACGATCATACTCAAAGAATACCCCGAAGAGCATATAGAAGGAAAAAACGAACCTTGCTATCCCATCCCCACATTAGAAAACCAGAAAACCTATAAAAAGTATAAAAAACTCGCAGAAAGTTACGGAAACCTTATACTCCTCGGAAGACTTGCAGAATACCGCTATTATAACATGGATGAGATCGTGAAAAAGGCCCTCACAACATTCAAAAAAGAGATAAAATGA
- the heR gene encoding heliorhodopsin HeR, which produces MDNIERLKAIEKSPITFDGLRRLNIAAGSLHFIQGVLMVVLGFLLTWERDIYTFYLKFKIISLNPPSFQVIPEPQVVFTIGYLGVILASFLLISAVAHFIIGFLKTKDYENYLKKGMNPYRWYEYALSSSIMIVILATFVGIWELWSLVMIFVLNASMIMFGYLMEKLNQYTEKIDWSPYICGCIAGFTPWIVIAAYFIAALGSTETNPPAFVYLALLIYFIMFNTFSVNMLLQYKGIGKWKDYLYGERVYIILSLTAKTILAWLVFIGIFAPF; this is translated from the coding sequence ATGGATAATATTGAAAGGCTTAAGGCGATCGAAAAATCTCCTATAACTTTTGATGGGCTTAGAAGGTTGAACATAGCCGCTGGATCATTACATTTTATCCAAGGAGTCTTAATGGTTGTTTTGGGTTTTCTTTTAACATGGGAACGTGATATATACACATTCTATTTGAAGTTTAAAATAATTTCACTGAATCCACCATCATTTCAAGTTATACCTGAGCCACAAGTCGTATTCACTATAGGTTATCTTGGTGTTATATTAGCATCATTCCTCCTTATCTCGGCAGTTGCACATTTCATCATAGGATTCCTTAAAACAAAGGATTATGAAAATTACTTGAAGAAAGGTATGAATCCCTATCGTTGGTACGAGTATGCTCTTTCAAGTTCTATCATGATAGTGATACTCGCCACATTTGTTGGAATCTGGGAACTTTGGTCACTTGTAATGATCTTCGTTTTAAATGCCTCTATGATAATGTTCGGTTATCTAATGGAGAAACTGAATCAATATACCGAAAAGATTGACTGGTCACCATATATATGTGGGTGCATAGCAGGTTTCACACCATGGATTGTCATAGCAGCTTATTTCATCGCGGCCCTAGGATCAACAGAGACTAATCCACCAGCATTCGTTTACCTTGCACTACTCATATACTTTATAATGTTTAACACATTTTCTGTGAACATGCTGTTACAATACAAGGGCATTGGTAAATGGAAAGATTATTTATACGGGGAAAGGGTTTATATTATCCTCAGTCTCACAGCTAAAACAATACTCGCTTGGCTGGTCTTCATCGGAATCTTCGCACCCTTCTAA
- a CDS encoding glycosyltransferase family 4 protein, which produces MKILFIHQGPHKVHGAFASGVTNEWQYYGNDRRSIIKIFLKSIIFDNKKFDVILSEGGSGLPLAVLKKIKNPRTKIILLNADKFFYLISRTNPFKKALMKFFLSFVDYIIAVSEMNKRFASEYFNIQNISVVNPFGVNVNFNISCPLDTSNLMFIGDRRVSDKRFDNLVEALKILNRDNRGFQLYLIGSCADVINENYEWLHKIGYTQHLEEYFSKCSIYVHPADFDPCPVSVFEAMSVGMIPIITEYTGQSTILREYNLDFLIIEDNEPLTIAKKIREIYNMPLREKEKISLELKHISSIFSKEKQVKKFKKAFKHALQKIYRNSFKG; this is translated from the coding sequence ATGAAGATACTTTTCATCCATCAAGGACCTCACAAGGTTCATGGAGCCTTTGCAAGTGGCGTAACTAATGAATGGCAATATTATGGGAATGATCGTAGATCTATAATTAAGATATTTTTAAAGTCAATTATTTTTGATAACAAGAAGTTTGATGTGATTCTTTCTGAAGGAGGATCTGGACTTCCATTGGCCGTACTTAAAAAAATTAAAAATCCACGGACAAAGATAATCCTGCTTAATGCAGATAAATTCTTTTATTTAATTTCAAGGACTAATCCATTTAAAAAAGCTTTGATGAAATTTTTCTTATCATTTGTTGATTACATCATAGCAGTTTCTGAAATGAACAAAAGGTTTGCATCGGAGTATTTCAACATTCAAAATATAAGTGTAGTAAATCCATTTGGCGTCAATGTAAATTTTAATATAAGCTGTCCACTTGATACAAGCAATTTAATGTTTATAGGCGACCGTAGAGTTTCGGATAAGAGATTTGACAATCTGGTTGAAGCCTTGAAAATTTTAAATCGTGATAATAGAGGTTTTCAGCTCTATCTTATTGGGTCATGTGCAGATGTTATAAATGAAAACTATGAATGGCTTCACAAAATTGGTTACACACAGCACCTTGAAGAATATTTCAGTAAATGCTCAATTTATGTCCACCCAGCAGATTTTGATCCATGTCCAGTTTCGGTTTTTGAAGCCATGTCAGTGGGTATGATACCTATTATAACAGAATATACAGGCCAATCTACCATTTTAAGGGAATATAATCTCGATTTTTTAATAATTGAAGATAATGAACCTTTAACAATAGCCAAAAAAATACGTGAAATTTATAATATGCCTTTACGTGAAAAAGAAAAAATTTCTTTAGAATTAAAACACATAAGTAGCATTTTTTCGAAGGAAAAACAAGTGAAAAAGTTTAAGAAAGCCTTCAAACATGCACTTCAAAAAATTTATAGAAATAGTTTTAAAGGCTAA
- the tgtA gene encoding tRNA guanosine(15) transglycosylase TgtA, whose translation MFEIKAKDNLARTGIFTIGDYKVKTPALMPVIHPSKIVFDVKSFGAEIVITNAYIIYKNERLKDIALKKGVHKLIGFDGPIVTDSGSFQLAEYGDIDVTNKEIIEFQKEIGADIGTSLDIPTPPYAPYNKAKEDLKVTLERAREALSLREDMMLNSVVQGSTYTDLRRKCAVELSRMDFDVHPIGAVVPLLESYDYKSLVEVVMASVECLPPSRPRHLMGAGHPMLFALAVSMGCDLFDSAAYILYANDDRLLDPSGTYRLEDLSEMPCSCNVCVEYTPQELRNMDENERRKLIAAHNLYVSFAEIRRVRQAISEGSLMELVDQRCRAHPRLLDAYRKLLDYQELIERYDPVSKRSAFFYTGPESLRRVEVYRYHRRLNRLPKKRGVALLSISSKPYSRHIPAYLGEFFSPVPVAVDEWQFMVVDIPFGIIPLELDEFYPFSQNESPSILDVESVNSIRSIIKKLEEEYESIIVSEDINERFNLGFKFRVDPPPVRVSDRDRLVAVADYQFGEGAGEALFKGDLQIIKSKKTGRIRYVYVDDELIASIRTSDGFIIPSWRGALLLHSNLDYPRCRVVVDKESEPFAREGKNIFAKFVIECDKNIRANDEVLIVNEDDELLATGKSLLCSEEILDFDYGQAIKTRRGGR comes from the coding sequence TTGTTCGAAATAAAAGCTAAGGATAACCTTGCAAGGACGGGAATATTCACTATAGGCGATTATAAGGTTAAAACACCAGCTCTCATGCCGGTAATACACCCCAGTAAGATCGTGTTTGATGTTAAATCCTTTGGCGCCGAAATAGTGATAACAAACGCCTACATAATCTACAAAAATGAAAGACTAAAAGATATAGCCCTTAAAAAAGGTGTTCATAAGCTCATAGGATTTGATGGTCCTATTGTAACAGATTCTGGTTCCTTTCAATTGGCAGAGTATGGTGACATTGACGTCACTAACAAAGAAATCATAGAATTCCAAAAAGAAATAGGGGCCGATATTGGAACATCACTTGATATTCCAACACCCCCATATGCCCCATATAACAAGGCCAAAGAAGATCTTAAAGTAACCTTAGAAAGGGCCAGAGAGGCACTATCCCTTCGAGAGGATATGATGTTGAATTCTGTTGTCCAAGGTTCTACATATACGGATCTTAGGAGAAAATGTGCAGTGGAACTTTCAAGGATGGATTTTGATGTTCACCCGATTGGTGCTGTTGTACCCCTACTTGAATCCTATGATTATAAGAGTCTTGTTGAGGTTGTGATGGCATCTGTAGAATGTCTTCCACCTTCTAGGCCCAGACATCTTATGGGTGCTGGGCATCCTATGCTATTTGCACTTGCAGTTTCTATGGGCTGCGACCTATTCGACTCAGCAGCCTATATCCTATATGCTAATGATGACAGGCTACTAGATCCATCTGGAACATACAGGTTAGAAGATCTTAGTGAGATGCCATGTTCTTGTAATGTGTGTGTTGAGTATACTCCACAAGAATTGCGGAACATGGATGAAAATGAGAGAAGAAAGCTTATAGCAGCCCATAATCTTTATGTGAGCTTTGCCGAGATTAGAAGGGTTAGGCAGGCTATAAGTGAGGGTAGTCTGATGGAGCTTGTCGATCAGAGATGCAGAGCCCACCCACGATTATTGGACGCATACAGGAAATTGCTTGATTATCAAGAATTAATTGAAAGATATGATCCGGTGTCTAAGAGGTCTGCTTTTTTTTATACTGGCCCGGAGTCTCTTAGAAGGGTTGAGGTTTACCGTTACCATAGGCGGTTGAATCGACTCCCCAAAAAGAGGGGAGTGGCGCTTTTATCAATTTCTAGTAAACCTTATTCTAGGCATATCCCAGCGTATCTTGGAGAGTTTTTTTCTCCAGTCCCGGTTGCGGTTGATGAGTGGCAGTTCATGGTAGTTGACATACCCTTCGGGATAATACCATTGGAATTGGACGAATTCTATCCTTTCTCCCAGAATGAATCTCCATCTATATTAGATGTTGAATCAGTGAATTCCATCCGTTCAATTATAAAAAAACTTGAGGAAGAATATGAGAGTATAATAGTCAGTGAAGATATTAATGAAAGATTTAACCTTGGATTCAAGTTTAGGGTTGACCCTCCACCTGTTAGGGTTTCTGATAGGGATCGTTTAGTTGCCGTGGCGGATTATCAGTTTGGGGAAGGGGCTGGCGAAGCACTCTTCAAAGGGGATTTGCAGATAATAAAGAGTAAAAAGACTGGGAGAATACGCTATGTTTATGTGGACGATGAGCTCATCGCGAGTATAAGGACATCTGATGGTTTTATAATCCCATCATGGAGGGGTGCGTTACTCCTACATTCAAACCTAGATTATCCTAGGTGTAGAGTTGTTGTGGATAAAGAATCAGAACCCTTTGCTAGGGAGGGGAAAAATATATTTGCAAAGTTTGTTATAGAATGTGATAAAAATATACGTGCAAATGATGAGGTTTTAATAGTTAACGAGGATGATGAATTACTAGCCACTGGCAAGTCGCTCCTCTGTAGTGAGGAGATCCTAGACTTCGATTATGGCCAGGCTATAAAGACAAGGAGAGGAGGAAGATGA
- a CDS encoding glycosyltransferase codes for MNILIIPHSIWTGVPGRTDYFIKHLKKRNEVHILSWDMPYPLKLKNIIKKIKKSRERFTEEIEKNLILHHVSRPYIIPPFNKGAVNKQISEIVDEYEIDIIFSEAFYWDLVPPFEKIPVIYDVVDDHLSFFKDGPLLRKFIGKFSRVERSFIKQLNEAKKTVFVSSVLNEKYGIHTKSSSVISNGVDLQSFKNDKDRKYVDKFGLYQYEHVIGYVGYFGEWSNLYFTALHLKKFLDESNSVLVVAGIGPEIKKVKRKIDSERIIFTGMIPPKEIPSIMKTFDVGLLTFKKSSYTDSASPIKYFEYAAAGIKVLSSPLEEVKRINFNNTVFCNKMDELPYSLEKALSLDFDKKKLKSSLENYDWKVLSKNLLKIFKVYK; via the coding sequence ATGAATATTTTAATAATACCTCATTCAATATGGACCGGAGTTCCTGGAAGAACCGACTATTTTATAAAACATTTAAAAAAAAGGAATGAAGTTCATATTTTGTCATGGGACATGCCATATCCTCTTAAGCTTAAAAATATTATTAAAAAAATTAAAAAATCCCGTGAAAGGTTCACAGAGGAAATTGAAAAAAATCTTATCTTACATCATGTTTCAAGACCATATATTATCCCTCCATTTAACAAGGGCGCTGTTAATAAACAAATCTCTGAAATTGTGGATGAATATGAAATCGATATAATATTTTCAGAAGCTTTTTATTGGGATTTAGTGCCACCATTTGAAAAAATCCCAGTGATTTATGATGTTGTAGACGATCACCTCTCCTTTTTTAAAGATGGCCCTTTACTGAGGAAGTTTATTGGGAAGTTCAGTAGAGTAGAAAGATCTTTCATAAAACAATTAAATGAAGCTAAAAAGACAGTATTTGTTTCATCTGTTCTCAATGAAAAATATGGGATACATACTAAAAGTTCTTCTGTAATATCCAATGGGGTTGATCTTCAAAGTTTTAAAAATGACAAGGATAGAAAATATGTTGATAAATTTGGCCTATACCAATATGAGCATGTAATTGGGTATGTAGGATACTTTGGTGAATGGTCAAACTTATACTTCACAGCTCTTCATTTGAAAAAGTTCTTGGATGAATCCAATAGCGTTCTTGTGGTTGCAGGAATTGGTCCTGAAATTAAGAAAGTAAAAAGAAAGATAGATTCTGAAAGGATAATCTTCACGGGGATGATACCTCCCAAGGAGATACCATCAATCATGAAAACATTTGACGTGGGACTCTTAACCTTTAAAAAATCTTCATATACAGATTCTGCAAGTCCAATAAAATATTTTGAGTATGCTGCTGCGGGTATTAAAGTACTATCCTCTCCTTTGGAAGAAGTGAAAAGGATAAATTTCAATAACACGGTTTTTTGCAATAAGATGGATGAACTCCCTTATTCATTGGAAAAGGCCCTATCACTAGATTTTGACAAGAAAAAACTCAAAAGTTCTCTTGAAAATTATGATTGGAAAGTATTGAGCAAAAACTTGCTGAAGATTTTTAAAGTCTACAAATAA
- a CDS encoding MnmC family methyltransferase, which translates to MILIKEYLDRECLGKNVRDEASRKLRKYLIRTYDGSYTLPSQKISGESETMHTIHGAITEAYEKFVKPSQLEDKRNIKVLDICSGLGYNSAALIDHIKVGNIIIHMIEASPEVIGAGVLVPSPIPSHEIIKRAYEEWLIRNGWARFQMVSTKIPDNISIKVFCEDARKILPSLPQGYYDAIFLDAFSPYRSPELYSLEFILELARVIKDDGILTTYTSAAPVRSAMIEAGFHICEGPRFGRKRGGTIASLKPMREGLSWDDERMIALTDVGIPYRDPNLEDNREKIIERRENERMLVRNATRLPSSYRTPIYLGRELPEKHAMRILKNLKRMGIPDTFSKEALYIICPQYPECICGCKSLRLSSSRERILEMRNRLEKVDNGECIFCSK; encoded by the coding sequence ATGATACTAATAAAGGAATATTTAGATAGGGAATGTCTTGGAAAAAATGTGAGGGACGAGGCCTCGAGAAAACTTAGAAAATATCTAATTAGGACATACGATGGTTCATATACTCTCCCTTCTCAGAAGATTTCGGGAGAAAGTGAAACAATGCACACGATCCATGGTGCCATAACCGAAGCCTATGAAAAGTTTGTCAAACCATCACAACTAGAAGATAAAAGGAACATCAAGGTCCTTGATATATGCTCAGGCCTTGGATACAATTCGGCAGCCCTAATAGACCATATAAAAGTCGGTAATATCATTATACACATGATAGAAGCATCACCAGAGGTTATAGGTGCTGGTGTTCTTGTTCCAAGTCCCATACCATCCCATGAAATCATAAAAAGGGCATATGAGGAATGGCTCATTAGGAATGGATGGGCCCGTTTTCAAATGGTATCAACCAAGATCCCAGATAACATCTCCATCAAAGTTTTCTGCGAAGATGCGAGAAAAATACTACCTTCACTCCCACAAGGATACTATGATGCGATATTCTTGGATGCGTTTAGCCCATATAGAAGTCCGGAACTTTACAGTTTGGAGTTTATTTTGGAACTTGCAAGGGTTATAAAGGATGATGGTATCCTCACAACTTATACCTCGGCTGCCCCTGTGAGATCGGCCATGATAGAGGCTGGTTTCCATATATGTGAAGGTCCAAGGTTCGGCAGGAAAAGGGGCGGCACCATAGCATCCTTAAAGCCCATGAGGGAGGGTCTTTCATGGGATGATGAGAGGATGATAGCCTTAACCGATGTTGGGATACCCTACAGGGACCCTAACTTGGAAGATAATCGTGAAAAGATAATAGAAAGGCGGGAAAATGAAAGAATGCTAGTTAGAAATGCGACTAGGTTACCATCATCATATAGAACACCTATATACCTTGGAAGGGAACTCCCAGAAAAGCATGCTATGAGGATACTGAAAAACCTTAAAAGGATGGGCATACCTGATACTTTTTCAAAAGAAGCTCTCTATATTATCTGTCCACAATACCCAGAATGTATATGCGGATGTAAGAGCTTGAGACTTTCATCTTCCAGGGAAAGAATACTTGAAATGAGGAACAGGCTAGAAAAAGTGGATAATGGGGAGTGTATATTTTGTTCGAAATAA
- a CDS encoding flippase, whose translation MLPLVTFPYLTRVLGPANFGRVAFALAFIGYFQILTDYGFNLSATREISINRDDRGRISRIYSSVMVAKTILMFLSFLVMLVVISFFERFRGDYLLYIFTFGLVIGNLLFPVWFFQGIEKMRYISILRILGSIIYTALIFITVRGPGDYLLVPFINSVGFIIVGVYSQHIVMKEFKVKFLLPTMEDVRGRLVEGWHLFISTLAISLYTTSNRFILGLLVDNATLGYYAVAEDITRALQGLISPIGQALYPYFSRMQKEDRERAKTELKKILILISALTFIFYLVLVFASPFIVRILAGSSYQKSIPLLQILVFIIFLVGISNVLGIQGLVSFGYKEKFTRILITAGIIHLITLIILTLILSATGAAIAVVITEFIVCILMYNALKKLKII comes from the coding sequence TTGCTTCCGCTTGTAACTTTCCCATATCTTACAAGGGTTTTGGGCCCGGCCAATTTTGGACGTGTTGCATTTGCACTTGCTTTCATTGGCTATTTTCAAATTTTGACCGATTATGGTTTTAATTTGTCAGCTACGAGGGAAATATCGATAAACCGTGACGATAGGGGGCGTATTTCACGTATTTATAGTTCGGTGATGGTTGCAAAAACAATATTGATGTTCTTATCTTTCCTTGTGATGCTGGTTGTCATATCTTTTTTTGAGAGGTTTCGTGGTGATTATCTGCTATACATTTTCACTTTTGGCTTAGTCATAGGTAATCTCCTTTTTCCGGTTTGGTTTTTTCAAGGCATTGAAAAGATGAGATACATTAGTATCTTGCGGATTCTAGGTTCGATTATTTACACTGCACTTATATTCATTACTGTAAGAGGCCCTGGGGATTATCTCCTCGTGCCCTTTATAAATTCTGTAGGTTTTATAATTGTGGGAGTTTATAGTCAACATATAGTAATGAAAGAGTTTAAGGTGAAGTTTTTGTTACCCACCATGGAAGATGTGAGAGGGCGGCTTGTTGAAGGCTGGCACCTCTTCATATCTACGTTAGCTATAAGCCTTTATACAACATCAAACCGTTTCATACTTGGTTTACTTGTTGATAATGCAACACTTGGATATTATGCAGTGGCAGAGGACATAACAAGGGCCCTGCAGGGTCTTATATCTCCCATTGGCCAAGCACTATACCCTTATTTTTCTAGGATGCAGAAGGAGGATCGTGAACGTGCAAAGACAGAGTTGAAGAAGATACTCATCCTAATAAGTGCATTAACCTTCATTTTTTATCTTGTATTGGTGTTTGCCTCGCCATTCATAGTAAGGATACTTGCAGGATCCTCCTATCAAAAAAGCATACCCCTTCTTCAAATATTAGTATTTATAATTTTTCTCGTGGGGATAAGTAACGTCCTTGGTATCCAAGGTCTCGTATCCTTTGGTTACAAGGAAAAGTTCACGAGGATACTTATAACAGCTGGTATAATACACCTTATAACGCTCATCATTTTAACGCTGATATTATCTGCAACAGGAGCTGCCATAGCAGTTGTCATAACAGAATTCATAGTATGTATACTGATGTATAATGCGCTCAAAAAACTCAAAATAATTTAG